The proteins below are encoded in one region of Mangifera indica cultivar Alphonso chromosome 7, CATAS_Mindica_2.1, whole genome shotgun sequence:
- the LOC123220442 gene encoding probable disease resistance protein At4g27220 isoform X3: MVELSEFAEAFKIGFWQGRNLFSCLFHQNRYLTELNQEVEKLKDLRERIVAMSDNAARKGERTRNDVERWLGRVEECLKRAEYLNRARDETRCSELVSRSRIYKEAVKELKAVVRLKEEGNFESVSYGIVQRDIWSRDFNDYETFESRMSIFNDIYNALCSDNINIIGVYGMGGIGKTTLVKQVARRAMEEKKFDEVVMATVSLTPNIRRIQGDLADQLGVIFQEENEAGRGRRLRERLNQRNGILLILDDIWERLGDLEEVGIPLSYDHGVCKVLLTSRIHDVPSKMGSQRDFLVGVLKEEEAYSLFMKIVDDPIENLDLQSLTIEVVRACGGLPIAIVSIARALRRKHVSAWKDALWNLRNPSSRKSTRMLEEVFSSIELSYQHLQDEELKSTFLLCSLIRYSDDVPILDLLKYGTGLGLYRGISTLEQTRDKVYSLVHELKSSSLLLDGRNSEWFSIHAVVHHVALSIASRGQHVFSLRNEVTPRDWLLRDSVTSCNAISIHDSNIIVLPERLEYPELEFFYMRAKNAIFKIPDSFFTGMTKLSALNLKKMDLSTLSSSLPPLINLKTLCLDECKLGGIAGIGDLKKLEILSLLCLDIEQLPKEIGKLTKLRLLDLSDCSKLKVISPSVISSLTGLEELYMGNSFAEWELEGINTETSNASLEELKHLSRLTSLEIHIRHARNPPVGLFPEMMKRYKIFIGDEWDWHNKYEYKRSLKLKLNPNTRLENEIIMQMNETEELCLDGGQGVKNVLNDLDAGGFPKLKLLNIQNNPHILRMVNSVQPLPCDAFPLLESLFLRNLMNLEKICHGELTATSFFNLRTIKVRNCDKLRNILSISTLRGLPKLQTLELINCMNMEEIVTIGREGDVNYAEVIDTIDFRQLRFLTLKFLPRLTSFCCQVMSHSTNRIILEDVLDQSLPLFTRVMFHNLEALELCAINCEKIWPDQLPRPSGFQNLTSMIVRGCDKLKFLFSSSLVTSFVQIRHLEICNCMALEHIVTKEDEIEATPAFIFPQVTYLKLCDLPELRTFYPGRHTSEWPFLKRLELSGCDKVNIFASESFSFEEIDEAGVIVPAQQALFKVEKVVTNLEELRLSGKDLTMIREDHFPDNFFQKLKILAVMNDESEDFQLGFLQMFRKLEKIELRLSLYREIFSFGEVVRFAGMLRCIQNLKLWKLLHLKYLWKQESEMDSILQNLEVLEVWWCDALINLVPSSVSFQNLKILELWYCRGLKSLLAPSTAKSLVQLLKLSIDGCEMMTEIITSEVDVAENEIVFRKLTCLSLENLQSLTSFCSGDYTLKFPSLEDLFVTECPKMKIFSPGVVSAPRLQEVRQNEEQDEGYWKDDVNTTIQWLHKEKGGSC, translated from the exons ATGGTGGAACTCTCCGAATTTGCAGAAGCTTTCAAGATAGGATTTTGGCAAGGAAGAAACTTATTTAGTTGTTTGTTCCACCAAAATAGATACCTTACGGAACTCAATCAGGAAGTAGAAAAATTGAAGGATCTTAGAGAACGAATTGTGGCTATGAGTGACAATGCTGCTAGGAAAGGGGAACGGACAAGAAATGATGTTGAGAGGTGGCTGGGGAGAGTTGAAGAGTGTCTCAAGAGGGCAGAGTACCTTAATCGTGCTAGAGATGAGACACGATGTTCCGAATTAGTGAGCCGATCTCGGATTTACAAGGAAGCAGTGAAGGAGCTTAAGGCTGTCGTTCGACTCAAGgaagaaggaaattttgaaaGCGTTTCGTACGGCATTGTTCAACGGGATATATGGTCCAGAGATTTCAATGATTACGAGACCTTTGAGTCAAGAATGTccatttttaatgatatatacaaTGCATTATGCTCTGATAATATCAACATAATTGGGGTGTATGGGATGGGTGGAATCGGCAAGACTACACTAGTGAAGCAAGTTGCCAGGCGAGCCATGGAAGAGAAGAAATTTGATGAAGTGGTTATGGCAACGGTAAGCTTAACTCCGAACATTCGAAGGATTCAAGGAGACTTGGCAGATCAGCTAGGTGTGATATTCCAAGAGGAAAATGAAGCTGGTAGAGGAAGGAGGCTACGTGAGCGCTTGAATCAAAGGAATGGGATCCTGTTAATATTAGATGATATCTGGGAACGTCTGGGTGATTTGGAGGAAGTTGGAATTCCTTTAAGTTATGACCATGGGGTATGTAAAGTGTTGCTGACATCAAGAATTCATGATGTACCGAGTAAGATGGGTTCTCAACGTGATTTCTTAGTTGGTgttttaaaagaagaagaagcttaTAGTCTATTCATGAAAATAGTGGATGATCCCATTGAAAACCTTGACTTACAATCCTTAACAATTGAAGTTGTCCGTGCATGTGGAGGTCTGCCTATCGCCATTGTTTCAATTGCAAGAGCATTAAGGAGGAAACATGTATCTGCATGGAAGGACGCATTGTGGAATTTGAGAAATCCTTCCTCTAGGAAATCGACTAGAATGCTTGAGGAGGTTTTTTCAAGTATAGAGTTGAGTTACCAACATTTACAAGATGAGGAACTCAAGTCAACATTTTTGCTTTGCAGTCTAATAAGATATTCTGATGATGTTCCCATTTTGGACTTGTTGAAATATGGAACAGGTCTAGGTTTATATAGAGGCATCAGCACTCTGGAACAAACACGAGATAAAGTATATTCATTAGTCCATGAGCTCAAAAGCTCCTCTTTGTTGCTTGATGGTCGCAACAGTGAATGGTTTTCTATTCACGCTGTTGTTCATCATGTTGCCTTATCAATAGCATCCAGAGGCCAACATGTATTTTCACTAAGAAATGAGGTTACTCCAAGGGACTGGCTACTTAGGGATTCAGTAACAAGTTGCAACGCAATCAGCATTCATGATAGTAACATTATTGTGCTTCCTGAAAGGTTGGAATATCCAGAACTTGAGTTTTTCTATATGCGTGCCAAGAATGCTATTTTCAAAATCCCTGACAGCTTTTTTACAGGAATGACAAAGCTAAGTGctttaaatttgaagaaaatggaTTTATCAACACTGTCTTCCTCACTTCCTCCCTTAATAAACCTTAAGACACTTTGTTTAGATGAATGCAAACTGGGAGGCATCGCTGGTATTGGAGACCTGAAAAAACTAGAAATCCTTAGCCTTCTCTGTTTGGATATTGAGCAGTTACCTAAAGAAATAGGTAAATTAACCAAGTTACGGTTGTTAGATTTGAGTGATTGTTCAAAACTGAAGGTCATTTCACCAAGTGTTATATCTAGCTTAACCGGATTGGAAGAATTGTACATGGGTAATAGCTTTGCTGAATGGGAATTGGAAGGAATCAACACAGAAACAAGCAATGCTAGCCTTGAAGAGTTGAAGCATTTGTCTCGACTAACCTCTTTAGAAATTCATATTCGGCATGCCAGGAACCCACCAGTGGGTTTGTTCCCTGAAATGATGAAAAGGTACAAAATATTCATAGGAGATGAATGGGACTGGCACAACAAGTATGAGTACAAAAGAAGTTTAAAGCTGAAGCTTAATCCCAACACTCGTCTGGAGAATGAGATTATTATGCAGATGAACGAAACCGAAGAACTTTGTTTAGATGGAGGTCAGGGTGTGAAGAATGTTCTAAATGATCTAGACGCAGGTGGCTTTCCAAAGCTGAAGCTTCTCAATATCCAAAACAATCCCCACATTCTGCGTATGGTCAACTCGGTGCAGCCACTACCTTGTGATGCATTTCCACTCTTGGAATCATTGTTTCTTCGTAATTTAATGAACCTGGAGAAGATATGTCATGGTGAACTCACAGCAAcgtctttctttaatttaaggACGATTAAAGTGAGAAACTGCGATAAATTAAGAAACATTTTGTCAATCTCTACTCTCAGAGGCCTTCCAAAGCTTCAAACATTGGAGTTGATTAATTGCATGAATATGGAAGAGATTGTCACTATCGGAAGAGAAGGGGATGTTAACTATGCTGAAGTGATTGATACGATAGATTTTCGTCAATTACGCTTCTTGACTCTAAAATTCCTTCCACGGCTCACAAGCTTCTGTTGTCAAGTAATGTCTCATTCGACCAATAGAATAATTTTGGAGGATGTGCTCGATCAATCGTTGCCTCTTTTTACCCGG GTCATGTTCCATAACTTGGAGGCTTTAGAGCTTTGTGCAATTAATTGTGAAAAGATTTGGCCTGACCAACTCCCAAGACCGtctggttttcaaaatttaacaagCATGATTGTGCGAGGCTGTGATAAATTAAAGtttcttttttcatcttctttggtTACAAGTTTTGTGCAAATCCGACACCTGGAGATATGTAACTGCATGGCTCTGGAACACATTGTTACAAAGGAAGACGAAATAGAGGCAACCCCTGCGTTTATCTTTCCACAAGTGACCTATCTGAAACTCTGTGATCTACCAGAACTTAGAACTTTCTACCCTGGGAGACATACTTCAGAATGGCCATTTTTAAAAAGGTTGGAGTTAAGCGGTTGTGACAAAGTAAATATATTCGCTTCAGAATCTTTTAGCTTTGAGGAAATTGACGAGGCGGGGGTCATTGTCCCTGCGCAACAAGCTCTCTTCAAGGTGGAAAAG GTAGTTACCAACTTGGAGGAATTAAGATTAAGTGGAAAAGACTTAACGATGATACGGGAGGACCACTTTCCGGACaacttttttcaaaaacttaaaattctCGCAGTCATGAATGATGAGTCAGAAGATTTCCAACTTGGTTTCCTTCAAATGTTTCGTAAACTAGAAAAGATTGAACTGAGATTGAGTTTGTATAGAGAGATATTCTCATTTGGAGAGGTCGTGAGATTTGCCGGGATGCTCCGATGCATACAAAATTTGAAGTTATGGAAACTTCTTCATCTCAAGTACTTGTGGAAACAAGAATCCGAAATGGACTctattcttcaaaatcttgaagTTCTTGAAGTATGGTGGTGTGACGCTTTGATTAATTTGGTGCCATCCTCAGTATCTTTCCAAAATCTTAAAATCTTGGAGTTATGGTACTGCAGAGGATTGAAATCCCTTTTAGCACCATCCACAGCCAAAAGTCTTGTGCAACTCTTAAAATTGAGCATAGATGGATGTGAAATGATGACAGAAATTATAACAAGTGAGGTAGATGTGGCAGAAAATGAGATTGTTTTCAGAAAATTGACGTGTTTGTCACTTGAAAATTTACAAAGCCTTACAAGTTTCTGTTCTGGAGATTACACGCTCAAATTCCCATCTTTGGAAGATTTATTTGTGACAGAATGTCCCAAGATGAAGATTTTCTCTCCAGGAGTCGTATCTGCACCCAGGTTACAAGAAGTAAGACAAAACGAGGAACAAGACGAAGGGTACTGGAAAGATGACGTTAATACAACCATACAATGGTTGCATAAAGAAAAG GGTGGATCCTGTTGA